TTTTTCAATTTTTACGTTCTTGATTTGAGGAAATTCTTTTTCAATATTTCGAGAAATAGCTTTTTGATTAAGAATGAAAAAATTTTCACCTTCAGGAATCTCTTCTTTGATTCTTGTCTTATATTTTTCAGGAGAAGAAATTTCTATTTTTTTAATTTCAAAGAGAGAATTATTTAAAAAAAACCAGGCAAGGATAAAAAAAACAAAGATAATTAGAACTATTTTCCAAAACCATTTTTTTTTATAAATAGGTATCCTTTTTTTCTTTCTGTAGATTATTTTTTTCTTTCGGGCAATCATTTAGGCTAATATTTTATTCTATTATTTCTTTTTTTATTTTATCTGAAATATCCCCCTCCAGCAAAATTACATTATCTTCTCTAAGGTAAGGTTCTAATTTTTTTAAGATTTTACGGGAATTTCTCAAAAATAAAATTCTATTTTTTTTCATCCCTTCAGAAAGAACTCCTAATTTCATCTCTTTAAAAAATAAAGGATTTGTAATGATTATTAAATCACAGATCTCCCCCATTTTTTTGCCAATATTATTATGGATAGAATAAGACGCTCTCCCGAGCTCTAACAGTGAAGAACCAATCACTACTTTCTTACCCGAATATCTTTTAAGATAATCTATTGCTGATAAAAATCCATTTGGAGTCTGACTGGCAGTATCATCAATAATTTTTACCCCATTTTTGCCAATTCTGTGAGTCATGAAACCTCCTGGCATTTTTATTTCGCTGGTAGCTTCTTTAATTTCGGCAAGCGTCATACCGACTTCAATCGCGCAAGTTACAGCACCAAGAAAATTCTCAATATTTTTTCTTTCGGGTGAATTAAAAATCACTTCTACTTCTCCCTTGGGAGTTACAATGGTAAATTTAATTTTATCCTTTGATGGTAAAAATTCTATATTTTTTGCAAAAATATCTCCCTTTTCTTCAGAATCTGAATAAGAATATTTCTTAACATTTGTTCTCTGAAAAAGTTTTTGAGTTTCTTTGTTGTCTATATTGAAAATTGCCACACCATCTTCCGGTAAACAGTTTATAAGTTCAAACTTTGTATTTATAATGTTTTTTATATTCCCAAATAAAGAAACATGTTCTTCTGAAATACCCGTTAAAATTCCGATCTTTGGTTTTAAAATATTACAAATTCTTTTTATTTCTCCTTTCTTATAAGTGGAAATTTCAGAAATAAAAATATTGTGTTGTTTTTTAAGTTTTCTGTTAATTGTTCTAATAATGTCTCCAATTTCCGCTTCTTTGCCTTCGGTTTTTAAAACTTTGTATTTCTTTGACAAAAGTTGAAATAAAAATTCTTTAGTAAGGGTTTTGCCATAAGAACCACAAATCCCGATTGTAATCAATTTTTTTTGTTCTTCTATTTTATTTTTTGCTTTAATCCCGAAAAATAAATACAAAATAGAAAAAATAAAATTTAAAAAAATTGCGGCAAGATAAAAAAAGATTGGAAAGAAAATTTCAAAGACTAAAAGAAAAATTAATGAATATTGATATGTACCTTGTGTGGCTTTAGGAAAAATTAAAACAGCCCAAAAGAGTAATTCTAAAATTAAAATAAATAAAAACAATAATACTGTTTTCTTTTTAGGACGCGGAA
This Candidatus Paceibacterota bacterium DNA region includes the following protein-coding sequences:
- a CDS encoding Mur ligase family protein, which produces MISKELFFVILFILFWSFHIIRRNFFWLYFWDKRGSRSIRFLNGLRENKGILFSKSTIFSLVFILLFPIVIKIDFLFESLIFALFSVFGLYSIYLVLISVYRRDFRGYFVVPRPKKKTVLLFLFILILELLFWAVLIFPKATQGTYQYSLIFLLVFEIFFPIFFYLAAIFLNFIFSILYLFFGIKAKNKIEEQKKLITIGICGSYGKTLTKEFLFQLLSKKYKVLKTEGKEAEIGDIIRTINRKLKKQHNIFISEISTYKKGEIKRICNILKPKIGILTGISEEHVSLFGNIKNIINTKFELINCLPEDGVAIFNIDNKETQKLFQRTNVKKYSYSDSEEKGDIFAKNIEFLPSKDKIKFTIVTPKGEVEVIFNSPERKNIENFLGAVTCAIEVGMTLAEIKEATSEIKMPGGFMTHRIGKNGVKIIDDTASQTPNGFLSAIDYLKRYSGKKVVIGSSLLELGRASYSIHNNIGKKMGEICDLIIITNPLFFKEMKLGVLSEGMKKNRILFLRNSRKILKKLEPYLREDNVILLEGDISDKIKKEIIE